A portion of the Pyxidicoccus trucidator genome contains these proteins:
- a CDS encoding mechanosensitive ion channel family protein — MRRASLLLVLLLSSLPALALEASPEVARAEAGLQAPTAPPAIDLLSTSQGLALRESLPSVLFTRPFGVVELWQWLGLALVMAAGWLAGRALEGGVLRMAVRATGLTKSGWDDQLAASGRGPLRYLLFAVVVLSGALALRLPPPAGHVIQVGGHSVVIATVAWFLLRFVKLASRFVEQTVAQEANSADVARARGLRTQLAVLRRVTEVVVALVAASLLLLQFEAVRNVGVSLLASAGLAGLVIGLAAQKSISTLLAGIQLSITQPVRIGDTVIVENEWGWVEEITLTYVVVKVWDLRRLVIPMTHFLDKPFQNWSKVSPDIMGTVELYADFRTDVVAARAELKRVLEHESLGLWDGKVQGLQVTDCTERTMKLRALVSAADSGKAWDLRCLVREKLIGWLRGQPHGLPLLRAEANLEQLHQPVLSRIAPALPPGRPEGSLLAGRSPE; from the coding sequence ATGCGCCGCGCCTCCCTCCTCCTCGTGTTGCTGCTGTCCTCCCTGCCGGCGCTCGCGCTCGAAGCGTCCCCGGAGGTGGCACGAGCCGAGGCAGGACTCCAGGCGCCCACCGCCCCGCCGGCCATCGACCTGCTGTCCACCTCGCAGGGCCTGGCGCTGCGTGAGTCGCTGCCTTCAGTCCTCTTCACGCGTCCGTTCGGTGTGGTGGAGCTGTGGCAATGGCTGGGGCTGGCGCTGGTGATGGCGGCGGGCTGGCTGGCGGGACGCGCCCTGGAGGGCGGGGTGCTCCGCATGGCGGTCCGTGCCACGGGGCTGACGAAGTCGGGCTGGGATGACCAGCTCGCGGCCTCGGGCCGGGGGCCCCTCCGCTACCTGCTGTTCGCGGTGGTGGTGCTGTCAGGCGCGCTGGCGCTGCGGCTTCCTCCTCCCGCGGGGCACGTCATCCAGGTCGGCGGGCACTCGGTGGTCATCGCCACCGTGGCGTGGTTCCTGCTGCGCTTCGTGAAGCTGGCCTCGCGCTTCGTGGAGCAGACCGTCGCCCAGGAAGCGAACAGCGCGGACGTGGCCCGCGCGCGGGGACTGCGCACGCAGCTCGCGGTGCTCCGGCGCGTGACGGAAGTCGTGGTCGCCCTGGTGGCCGCGTCGCTGCTGCTGCTCCAGTTCGAGGCGGTGCGCAACGTGGGGGTCTCGCTGCTCGCGTCGGCGGGCCTGGCGGGCCTGGTCATCGGCCTGGCGGCGCAGAAGTCCATCTCCACGCTGCTGGCCGGCATCCAGCTCTCCATCACCCAGCCCGTGCGCATCGGCGACACCGTCATCGTGGAGAACGAGTGGGGCTGGGTGGAGGAAATCACGCTCACCTACGTGGTGGTGAAGGTCTGGGACTTGCGGCGGCTCGTGATTCCGATGACGCACTTCCTGGACAAGCCCTTCCAGAACTGGAGCAAGGTGTCGCCCGACATCATGGGCACGGTGGAGCTGTACGCGGACTTCCGCACCGACGTGGTGGCGGCCCGCGCCGAGCTGAAGCGGGTGCTGGAGCACGAGTCCCTGGGACTGTGGGACGGCAAGGTGCAGGGGCTCCAGGTGACGGACTGCACCGAGCGGACGATGAAGCTGCGGGCGCTGGTGAGCGCCGCGGACTCGGGGAAGGCGTGGGACTTGCGCTGCCTGGTCCGCGAGAAGCTCATCGGCTGGCTGCGGGGCCAGCCTCACGGACTTCCGCTGCTGCGCGCCGAGGCGAACCTCGAGCAGCTTCACCAGCCCGTGCTGTCGCGCATCGCGCCCGCGCTGCCCCCCGGCCGGCCGGAAGGCAGTCTCCTCGCCGGCCGTTCCCCGGAGTGA
- a CDS encoding PQQ-dependent sugar dehydrogenase has product MRVPGRKSRGSVTCLFVCLAWSFLADAQPWRPSPGRGSGLAWDPGLALPGGFAQEVVVSGLAFPTAFAALPDGRILIAEKAGVVRLFEDGELRPTPFIDLREQVNAHHDRGLLGLAVDPAFATNGYVYLLYTYDDDADDDPGPKTARLARYTAEGDTAAPSSERVLLGTVVGNSCNDFPHGTDCIPSDSASHSVGNVRFAPDGTLFATLGDGARFDGVDDDALRAQDLHSLAGKVVRITPLGEGLPSNPFWTGDAGANRSKVWAYGLRNPYRFNLRPDTGTPYLGDVGWGTYEEINVASSGANLGWPCYEGPFRQPGYETRMVCQALYGRGPSAVKPPLYVWGREAGRTSTGGAFYTGAAYPAEWRGAYFFGDYSAQWIRALRVDADDNLIPDSVATFATDVGGLVGLDVGPDSNLFIVDILAGELRRLRYTEGNTPPTAVASATPSHGSLPLHVQFSSEGSSDADGDALQYTWDFGDGSPPSHLTHPEHTYDMAGLFTATLSVSDGRGGSHSVSLPIAAGNHPPVVSITAPSPEYRFRVGEVVAYAGFASDPEDGPIPDDQLSWTLTLQHCNGVDCHAHPYATSTGPSGTFTIADHGDEVYFELTLTATDSAGLTGSTTVSVHPWTVQVRLETSPPGMELVFDGRSLPAPFIRTVIVGSTHTLHAPSPQGDAVFHSWEDGGAGEREIVVGTTGATYTARFVPDAPPDCPQGMYRAEYFNNTGLAGAPALVRCESAPLSHDWGQGSPSPLWVKADGFSVLWTGWFYLPSGGYFFAAEADDGVRVYVDGTRIINGWKDQAPTTYVTWRYLRSGMHRVVMAYYENGGGAVARLQWWR; this is encoded by the coding sequence ATGCGCGTTCCGGGCCGCAAGTCACGCGGGAGCGTGACCTGTCTGTTCGTCTGTCTTGCGTGGAGCTTTCTGGCGGATGCCCAGCCCTGGCGTCCGAGTCCCGGGCGTGGGTCCGGCCTCGCCTGGGACCCCGGCCTCGCGCTCCCCGGCGGCTTCGCGCAGGAGGTCGTCGTCTCCGGCCTCGCGTTCCCGACCGCGTTCGCGGCACTGCCCGACGGGCGCATCCTCATCGCGGAGAAGGCTGGCGTGGTCCGCCTCTTCGAGGACGGCGAGCTGCGGCCCACGCCATTCATCGACCTCCGTGAGCAGGTGAATGCCCACCATGACCGCGGGCTCCTCGGCCTCGCGGTAGACCCCGCCTTCGCGACGAACGGCTACGTCTACCTGCTCTACACCTACGACGACGATGCCGACGATGACCCGGGCCCCAAGACGGCGCGCCTCGCGCGGTACACGGCCGAGGGAGACACCGCCGCTCCTTCCAGCGAGCGCGTCCTGCTGGGCACCGTGGTGGGCAATTCCTGCAATGACTTCCCCCACGGCACCGACTGCATCCCCTCCGACAGTGCGTCCCACTCCGTGGGCAACGTCCGCTTCGCTCCGGATGGCACGCTCTTCGCGACGCTGGGAGACGGGGCCCGCTTCGACGGAGTCGACGACGATGCCCTGCGGGCCCAGGACCTCCACTCGCTCGCGGGCAAGGTGGTGCGTATCACCCCTCTGGGCGAGGGGCTGCCGTCGAACCCGTTCTGGACGGGAGACGCTGGCGCCAATCGCTCGAAGGTGTGGGCCTACGGGCTGCGCAATCCGTATCGGTTCAACCTGCGCCCCGACACGGGGACTCCCTACCTGGGCGATGTCGGCTGGGGCACCTACGAGGAGATCAACGTCGCGAGCTCGGGCGCCAACCTCGGCTGGCCCTGCTACGAGGGCCCCTTCCGCCAGCCCGGGTATGAGACCCGGATGGTCTGCCAGGCCCTCTATGGGCGGGGCCCGTCCGCCGTGAAGCCGCCTCTGTATGTCTGGGGCCGTGAAGCTGGCCGCACGTCCACTGGCGGGGCCTTCTACACGGGCGCGGCGTATCCGGCGGAGTGGCGCGGTGCCTACTTCTTCGGCGACTACAGCGCGCAGTGGATTCGCGCCCTGCGGGTCGACGCGGACGACAACCTCATCCCCGACAGCGTGGCCACCTTCGCTACCGACGTGGGCGGGCTGGTCGGACTCGACGTCGGGCCCGACTCCAACCTCTTCATCGTCGACATCCTCGCGGGAGAGCTGCGCCGGCTCCGCTACACGGAGGGCAACACGCCCCCGACCGCAGTGGCCTCCGCCACGCCGAGCCACGGAAGCCTGCCGCTCCACGTCCAGTTCTCCAGCGAGGGCTCCAGTGACGCGGATGGAGATGCCCTCCAGTACACGTGGGACTTCGGAGATGGCAGCCCGCCTTCGCACCTCACCCATCCGGAGCACACCTACGACATGGCCGGCCTCTTCACGGCAACGCTGAGCGTGAGCGACGGACGGGGCGGCAGTCACTCCGTCAGCCTCCCCATCGCCGCGGGCAACCATCCCCCCGTCGTCTCCATCACCGCCCCCTCACCGGAGTACCGGTTCCGCGTGGGGGAGGTGGTGGCCTACGCGGGCTTCGCGAGCGACCCGGAGGACGGCCCCATTCCGGACGACCAGCTGTCCTGGACGCTCACCCTCCAGCATTGCAACGGGGTGGACTGCCACGCCCATCCCTACGCCACCAGCACGGGCCCGAGCGGCACGTTCACCATCGCGGACCACGGGGACGAGGTCTACTTCGAGCTCACCCTCACCGCGACGGACTCGGCCGGCCTGACGGGGTCGACGACGGTGAGCGTGCACCCCTGGACGGTCCAGGTGCGGCTGGAGACCTCGCCTCCCGGGATGGAGCTGGTGTTCGATGGCAGGTCCCTCCCGGCCCCCTTCATCCGCACGGTCATCGTCGGTTCCACTCACACCCTTCATGCTCCCTCACCCCAGGGGGATGCCGTCTTCCACAGCTGGGAGGACGGCGGGGCAGGGGAGCGGGAAATCGTGGTTGGGACGACCGGCGCCACGTACACGGCTCGCTTCGTGCCCGACGCTCCACCCGACTGCCCACAGGGCATGTACCGGGCGGAGTACTTCAACAACACGGGGCTCGCGGGCGCGCCCGCGCTGGTGCGCTGCGAGTCCGCACCGCTCTCCCATGACTGGGGTCAAGGCAGCCCTTCACCGCTCTGGGTGAAGGCGGACGGCTTCTCGGTGCTGTGGACCGGGTGGTTCTACCTGCCCTCGGGCGGCTACTTCTTCGCCGCGGAGGCGGATGACGGCGTGCGGGTCTACGTGGATGGGACTCGCATCATCAATGGGTGGAAGGACCAGGCGCCCACCACGTATGTCACCTGGCGCTACCTGCGCTCGGGGATGCACCGCGTCGTCATGGCGTACTACGAGAACGGCGGGGGCGCCGTGGCGCGGCTCCAGTGGTGGCGGTGA
- a CDS encoding DUF5953 family protein, with amino-acid sequence MADDNRLVAVVHAMERAFPGLHLGWTISNEGRFLPLPRRDAWITEDTRKGAFPLICNDDESNLVTLSWSEPPTSQNPCGQRFLEVHAEWPLDATGLSVAAELLEQVAGCTHALWGHATPGRAAGDIAEQTSPTLEGPPYPPRSLPALKLPWDLPSPETPHRLGWLNYWSAAAAGAIGFPDHSRDEDLLSLARSTATDGWVVRLTTAPLDLDNPAHLDALLRGYDRFPKIGGRSSLRSPRDDRRKFPAGKLDGPLQWE; translated from the coding sequence GTGGCCGACGACAACCGACTGGTGGCGGTCGTCCATGCGATGGAACGCGCCTTCCCCGGCCTCCATCTGGGGTGGACGATTTCCAATGAGGGACGGTTCCTCCCCCTGCCGCGACGCGACGCGTGGATCACCGAAGATACGCGAAAGGGGGCATTTCCACTCATCTGCAACGACGATGAGAGCAACCTCGTGACGCTCTCCTGGTCGGAACCGCCAACCAGCCAGAACCCGTGCGGCCAGCGCTTTCTTGAGGTCCATGCGGAGTGGCCACTGGACGCGACGGGCCTTTCGGTTGCAGCGGAGTTGCTGGAGCAGGTGGCAGGATGCACGCACGCGCTATGGGGGCATGCAACGCCCGGACGCGCAGCGGGAGATATCGCGGAGCAGACAAGCCCCACGTTGGAGGGGCCGCCCTACCCGCCCCGGAGCCTGCCCGCTCTCAAGCTTCCGTGGGACCTCCCATCGCCTGAGACTCCGCATCGCCTGGGGTGGCTGAACTACTGGTCGGCCGCTGCTGCGGGCGCCATCGGATTCCCGGATCACTCGCGCGACGAGGACCTGCTCTCACTGGCGCGGAGCACTGCGACAGACGGATGGGTTGTTCGTCTCACGACTGCTCCGCTCGACCTCGATAATCCCGCGCACCTCGACGCGCTCCTGCGCGGCTATGATCGTTTCCCGAAGATCGGCGGGCGCTCATCCCTTCGAAGTCCACGCGATGATCGAAGGAAGTTCCCGGCAGGGAAATTGGACGGTCCGCTTCAGTGGGAATAA
- a CDS encoding DUF6310 domain-containing protein: MRGKRFDAMQTARGVLWEVKTDNFDTYTAALRKIVIAKQVHELQRERDLAKACRYGFVVGVRSATHRAALRASDPSLNIVVMDWC, encoded by the coding sequence GTGCGCGGCAAGCGCTTCGACGCGATGCAAACCGCCAGGGGCGTGCTGTGGGAGGTCAAGACCGACAACTTCGACACGTACACAGCCGCCCTCCGAAAGATTGTGATCGCAAAACAGGTGCATGAGTTGCAGCGCGAACGCGACCTGGCAAAGGCCTGCAGGTATGGATTCGTTGTCGGCGTACGAAGCGCAACGCACCGGGCGGCGCTGCGCGCATCAGACCCTTCCCTCAACATTGTCGTCATGGACTGGTGCTGA
- a CDS encoding ATP-grasp domain-containing protein: protein MRIGIFGDGNDPQCAAVAHEAGVLGAESVIIDSEALEHGWPLSMKDDETYYLGQRVDDLRGFYLRFVPAPFVPALEQNGELVLYEDWHHHFMQTRERASYFVAWLLKLAHQGATLVNGPHAASVMQYKPFQLHALRSLGARVPRTLISNDPAAIRAFHAEVKDVIYKPIMGGAITRGLDAEALERLEDVAASPVIFQERVRGDDLRIMLVGDEVVSCVAIETPEQHLDFRADPIYSGGEASYREVPLPEPVKQFCRQAARACGLTFAGIDIKHHGDDYVFLELNSSPIYLDVEVKLGHPISRAIARAVVEGARTAR from the coding sequence TTGAGAATCGGCATCTTCGGTGACGGCAATGACCCGCAGTGCGCGGCGGTGGCGCACGAGGCGGGAGTCCTGGGCGCGGAATCGGTCATCATCGACAGCGAGGCCCTGGAGCACGGCTGGCCGCTGTCCATGAAGGACGACGAGACGTACTACCTCGGGCAGCGCGTGGACGACCTGCGCGGCTTCTACCTGCGCTTCGTCCCCGCCCCCTTCGTCCCCGCCCTGGAGCAGAACGGCGAGCTGGTGCTCTATGAGGACTGGCACCACCACTTCATGCAGACGCGCGAGCGCGCCTCGTACTTCGTGGCGTGGCTGCTGAAGCTGGCCCACCAGGGCGCCACGCTGGTCAACGGGCCGCACGCCGCCAGCGTCATGCAGTACAAGCCCTTCCAGCTCCACGCCCTGCGCAGCCTGGGTGCACGCGTACCCCGCACGCTCATCTCCAATGACCCGGCCGCCATCCGCGCCTTCCACGCGGAGGTGAAGGACGTCATCTACAAGCCCATCATGGGCGGCGCCATCACCCGAGGCCTCGACGCCGAGGCGCTGGAGCGGCTGGAGGACGTCGCCGCCTCCCCGGTCATCTTCCAGGAGCGGGTGCGCGGCGACGACCTGCGCATCATGCTCGTGGGCGACGAGGTGGTGTCCTGCGTGGCGATTGAAACGCCCGAGCAGCACCTCGACTTCAGGGCGGACCCCATCTACAGCGGGGGTGAGGCGAGCTATCGCGAGGTGCCGCTGCCCGAGCCGGTGAAGCAGTTCTGCCGGCAGGCGGCGCGTGCGTGCGGCCTCACCTTCGCCGGCATCGACATCAAGCACCACGGGGACGACTACGTCTTCCTGGAGCTCAACAGCTCGCCCATCTACCTGGACGTGGAGGTGAAGCTGGGGCACCCCATCAGCCGCGCCATCGCCCGGGCCGTGGTGGAGGGCGCGCGCACGGCGCGGTAG